The window gtgtaaaaaatatgctggataagttggcagttcattcttctgtggtgaccctaaattaataaagggactaagccgaaaagaaaattaatatataaatgaaggaagaatccccccatccaccccatctcccccttttccTCTTTTGCAATGGGGAGCTCtgaagaactacctgatctcgttaCCCCTTAAATGCTCATGGACCAGACGGGAGCCCTGCTCTCAATTATCTCCAAAGTTAGGGttttctcccaggacagcatgttaAACCTGCTATtaatatcaagcaatatctaaaggctcgtacacagcaggacgcttttcgtttgcgtttactGTCAGCACTTTTCAagacgtttttccggattcaaacctaATCgatttcactggcgtcaagcagaagagtttgcaaaatcactccttgatgttagatggtggtacacaactttaagcttctcaCACCCACTTTTAAcaaaagaagaagacaaagttgacatACTTGTTGTTATTGAttgttcaagtagcagctccagctctagcaatgaagaaatgattattgttcaccagtgcaataagcagcttcACGTTTATATAgccgcctctgggcatcttctttaatgtgcgctcgcattgacagttttgcgcttgagcgcctccaagtgctctttactgtaacttcagcagctctgtgctcGTGAActaaagtgccaatctgattggtggaaaagGTTTTAACGTCgtacgtcaaaacaaaaaaataagcatgaggcgttttttttttaatgacgcttttgcgcctggcgctttgcgtgttggtgtgcacgatcacattgacgacctttatttagtcacgaggcgctAAACGTTGACTGAAAACACGagcaaaaagcgtcccggtgtgcaaGGGGTGTAAACTCTTGAATTATTTGGTTAAAAAGTCAAGTTAAACATTTTGAAGTTTTAAAGCAATGCAGATGGATTTCATACACACCCTATATTGACATTGATGAATTTCATACTCAGTTCTTTATTTCTCAAGCATGCGTAATTGTCATACAAATGTATCCATCTTTAGTTAATAAATGTAGGCCtaattattctgcaaaatatatattttgacagTTCAGAATAAAAgctgtctgaaattttcttctaaatagatttttttactttAGACCTAATGAAGGTTTAGAAATGTAAATTTGATGTAGGTTTAGAATATGTTATTGTGATTGCTTTTAAAGTAAGATCATTGAGAAGAAACACACAGGCTGAGGAAAATGCTAGATTtggaagaaaatttcagatggcacattTGATGAGGCTTCTACATCTAAAATCTTAATTTGTAtagtaaaaatacaatttaataatatagTTGTATAGTGAAAATACAATTACTCTGCTTTTATGAATTGATTCACACTGAactgtttattattcatttatttgccttgtttaattcaagtaaattatatataactgcaaaaaatgacctaaaaattaactgtaattttcttttttcagtgtaaaataatctaattacagtaactagttactttgtaactaaCTACACCCAACACGGGAAATTTACTAAAACTATAgtttttttactgtgttttatctgacagaattggtgtgaCTGAACTGCAGCCATGACCCCAAAGGACAGCTGCCAATCCTGAGGAGATTTGTGTTTCAGAAATGGCTTACCTGGCGCAATCTGTCCACCGGCAGTTTGCAGGTCTGGTGTTGGGGTTTGTAGCATGGATAATGACGGCCTCTGTTTCTGGCGTGAACGACTGGAGGATTTGGTACGTAGACAATACGACGGTCATCACCGGTGGAGTGGCCTGGGTGGGCGTTTGGAGGGCCTGTTTCAACAGCCACGTTTTGGACTCTGCGGAGATCTGCAAAAGCATCGGCCTTACAGATTCCTTCACTCCTCCAGAGATTGCAGCTGCTCAGGTGCTTTGCATGATCGCTATTGGCGTAGGGGTTGTTGCGAACCTGCTGGCTGGATATGCAGTGAGAAACGCCATCTTCGGGGTAGACGGTGGCCATGTCAGGTTGGCGTTTGTGATGGCGGGTAGCTTGTATTGGTTGACTGCCACGTGTTCGCTGGTCCCTGTCTTTTGGAATATGAGTTCGGTTCTGGCCAATCTCACTATAGATTTTCCTCCTGAATTTTACTTGCCTTCCACTCCTGTAAAACAGGAAGTGGGTCCTGGGATCGGAATTGGGATCGGTGCAGGTTGTCTACTCATTGTAAGTGGACTACTGTTAATGTGCTACAGGTATCCTAAAACCAAGATGCCTTTGAGTGAAGAAAATGGACATTTTGACAAAAGTCAAAGGAATGAAGGCTGTTTTGGTGTAATTAAAGAGAGTGTGGATGAAGGGATAATCAACACTGCCTTTGAAGCTTAGAAGCGCTATTTAAATCCATAACTGTATGGAAAGACTTTGAAAGATCTAAAATACTCATTTTGGACTGTTTGAGGAGAACTTGTTTATATCTAAAtagaatatactttatttaaattattttattataatttgaataTTTCATAATTTAGTGATATGAATAAAGGCAAGCTGTCTGAATTGTATTGATATCAGTCCTATTACAGGTCGCATATCAACTTTTGTTTCTCTTATTTTTGTTATGTGATATGCAGGACACAAATGCTATGCTTGTTAAATGTATGTAGATATATTTCAAAAGTTTGGGGGGGTAAGATTTTGTTACCAaaccattgtttgtttatttatttaatgaaaatacagaaCAAGCAGCAGACAGCTTATCACAAGCCTTATTTACATGTTTGTACAATAATGAAATCACTGCAATTTGAAAAACAGAATGATCCAGATTATCTGATTAAAAAATTTAGAATAGCTATAGAATATGTGACATTTGGAGACAGTTTCATTTGGGTAAACTGTGGGTAAAAATTCATTTGGGTAAAATGTGTGATAATACAGTATATGGACGTGCAATGCTGCGTTTGTccaatcagtaaaaaaaaaatctaaatcaagtggATTGCATGGCACTTTATGAATACCCAGAAATTAATTCTAACCCAGTGTTTATTTTACGCAGTGTGAAGCATGAAACATGGAAACACCGATTATCATTGACACGGGGTTAACTATGGGACTTTTCACACTTAACACAGTTAACCTTGGGTCATATTAAACTCTTGATAAACAATATTCAGTTCTTTTTTCCATGATTTATACTACTCGTACGCAGgtgcgcaactgcacatttactgatgggtatgcggcttaCTTACTGAACTTTTGCGtgccccccttcaatccaactatattttaaaacaggcaagtgatgaaatgtggaaaatatttccatcaataaattaaagatatattttcctaaaGATAGcaatatgcttcaaaaaatacagtttcgcagttctgagcacaactataataatagtatgaagtagtaaaaggtataattacattaagcatgttaagtcgcaaagaaatgcatctcataccaccccaaatttcttctcaatttaattttcccttactaaatgattatagcaccttgactagccttgcttttggactttttgtactacatttgtcaaaacaaaatgatagacatgggagtcctaaagggcaaaaaaacattgcaattacttctcacatgcatactgtgagaagtgtaaggtctgtatttgcaagaacaattgactgaaactgctaaaagtgaaataaaaaagactgtcaaatatttagtgtaaaaaaaaaaaaaaacagaaacaaactgtgtgaaatgttctatttaattgaaaggttataactttgtttgtagctaaaattaaattagttttgaactaagaagttaccaaaaggcctgatgaatcaatatgatacattaattcataaaaacatgtatatggtatgaaaaatgggggAGATGGgtggaatgattttttaatttaataaaatacaatattatatgcgtataaaatgctaaataaacatttttaacaaaaaaataaatatatattatttgaaacttttaatatggatagtttcaaaaatagttttggcacaatggcgccccccatgtcTGGCGCCcttatgcgccgcatatactgcataccccctttttgcgccactgctcGTACTTTATCCATGATGATACTTAATCCTGCATAGTCATCCTCTTACACATGAATCACTTTCCTAAAATATCTTTGCTTTAAACATCCTTTTTACTTACTTTTATTAATGTAACTGattgtgtgaacacagcatgtgACATGTTAACATAAAGAATTGCACATACTCATATTCTATTTAAAGCTATACTAGCAAGTGTTTCTATGAatgaattttactgtaaaagtaaGAATCAATTGGTCACTCCATTGGTTCACCAAATTCACAtaggtttacatggacaccaacaaTTCGATTTTAATGTGACTAGGGCTGTGCAAACAAATCGATTTATCCAACTATCAGGATAATTTCTTTCACGATAGTGTTTTGATAGTCCAACCTGAAGTATTGATGCAAGTTGTGCCAAACAACCTCCTCCTCGGCTCCAGTATATGTCGCTATCAACAAAACGCTAAATAGTACAGTATCAGAGGTAATCAAGAGTGAGCATGGTGGAACGCTATTGGGGGGCATACATGAAATGTTACCGAGTAAAAGTGAAAGCGCCaaactgcagttgaagtcaacaaactaaaaattaaacacccgaaactacatgaaactccagaggaaatgcggatagtgtggtgacgcaatgacgttaatcaaattatgtgctaacatgtaaaatgggatcatgaaagaaacattcaaaaagcaactcgtgTAAACACCTttagcttattattattttaggcaaataattcgattactgatgtccatttaAATGTAATCATTGTTTCAGTCACTGTCTAGGCCCTTTAAATATTAGGAACATAATTGGCTGTCAGTTGCTAACTTGCTAAGCATCTcgatttttttaaacagtgttgTTTTACACTGCACAAGGTAAAAGCTGTTAAGCCACTCCACAGCAGTGTTCATGACCCTAAGGTAAAATGCAGTGCGAACCCACATCTAAATTACAAGTGTGAAAAGTACATTTACACCGTGAAACACTTTCTGAAAATCAACAATTGCCTCTATCTTGTGATTTATTGatgttttgcatttatgaattgcatcattggaccttgatctctgcttagACAATTTTGAAGTTAACAAAGTGCCATTTATTGACAGTTTAGTTGTATGAAACAATACATTGTATAAGAAACGGGACCATGAATCACAAGAACAAGCCTCAGGTGTCAATATTTGGAGAAAGAGTTTTGTACATCATATGAAAGCCGAATAAATTCGCTTTCAATTAATTCTGGTTTGTTTGGATTGGATATCATTCACTGTAAAGAcagcagggtttcacacaatttattcatgtcccaacacaaattgattaagctaacttaacacttttaacaaattgtgtggattgtacataaaacaattaagttgtcctaatgaaatctcaagaagtgtgttgttttagctcattttgaattagcaaaaatgtttttgtttttttgagtgtTTGATCGATATACAACCttttaaaaatctataatatgaggtttcaaaaaaattaatattgagaaaatcatcaTTAAAGTTGTTCAAAATAATTTCTTTGCGTATTACTaatcaaatcattcattcattcattttcttgccggcttagtccctttattaatccggggtcgccacagcggaatgaactgcctattaatcaaatatatattatttttattttacagtaggaAAATACAAAATGTCTTCTTAACTATTATTTcatataaaagaaaaatctatcattttgacTCGTACAATGTACAGAagacacatactgtatgtaaaattAAATCTCTACAATAACAGAATAATTCATTTCAGACCACTCAAAATGTTaacaaaagtaattttaaaaaacttttcaacAACAACAAGCATTGTTATAATGCAGTGATTAAGATTGTTCAAATGAAAAAACATACATCAATCACAAACAACAGGCAATGATTATTTCACATTGTTTTGCAAATAGGGAATGACAATGGTTAAGCACAGTCTTTAAAAGTATTTACAATCCCTTCTTATaaatttaatgtgtttaaaaaatatatttctgagcCCAAACTTTTGAAAAGTGTCTGTGTATATATGAAGTTATGTACAACATATGTACAAATACTAATTTATTCCTATCATTGTTTTAGAATAAAAGTGAGTAGTGCACTATGaactattttcattcattttaaaaacacaccTCTGCAGTATATATATCAGGCACAAAAAGCTGTTAAcacaaaatatctcctttttgtGATTTTAGATATGATTTAGCTGACTAAAGAGCTGATCTTTGAGCGGGGGACAAGGTGATTTGAGCGGAAATGACCCCTGCCATGAGTGGAATGAACTTTACTGTTCTTTCTCAGCTTGACACTTGCCTTTATTACTGTGTTTTTCTACACCCCCCATGGCCTTTGAGTTTGTTACTTGCCAACATTTAATCTCGTTAAAATTGAACATTAATTTGGACAAATCCCACTGGATATTACATGATTTTCTTCTGTTATAAAACCTCATAATCCCCTTGATAACTCAACAAAGGGAAATCACTTCATGCCAATTAAAGTTGCTTATTTACTTTGTTCGTTCAGCCCGTTCAGAGTTATATTGATAATGGTAattcattacattttatataaacaCATTCACATTGATGACGCGAAGGCAGACATTTATTTTACCAGATTGAGTGATGATGTCAATTAGGATACAGGGATGGTTAGGGGGCCATGATGGTCAGTCAATTGGCAAATTTGGGCAAAttccagggttacacccctactcttttcaaaggacatcctggtatttttaatgaccacagtgagtcaggacttcagtt is drawn from Danio rerio strain Tuebingen ecotype United States chromosome 6, GRCz12tu, whole genome shotgun sequence and contains these coding sequences:
- the cldn34a gene encoding claudin-34 is translated as MAYLAQSVHRQFAGLVLGFVAWIMTASVSGVNDWRIWYVDNTTVITGGVAWVGVWRACFNSHVLDSAEICKSIGLTDSFTPPEIAAAQVLCMIAIGVGVVANLLAGYAVRNAIFGVDGGHVRLAFVMAGSLYWLTATCSLVPVFWNMSSVLANLTIDFPPEFYLPSTPVKQEVGPGIGIGIGAGCLLIVSGLLLMCYRYPKTKMPLSEENGHFDKSQRNEGCFGVIKESVDEGIINTAFEA